Below is a window of Flavobacterium cyclinae DNA.
AGAGCAGAGTGTAAAAATATCATATTTTTTTGATTAGTGAGCTACAGCTTCACCCGCACCAGATGGAATTCTGATGTGTTCTACAATATCTTGAACTTCTTGTGGTGGAGCTGGTGTAAATTTATTTACAACTATTGCCACTATAAAGTTAACAATCATTGCAATAGTACCAAATCCTTCTGGAGAAATTCCAAACCACCAGTCAGCTTTTAAGCCATCAACCGCTTCTTTTCCACCATCAAATAATCCAAATTTGAATTTCAACATGTAGAAAAGCATTAATAAAAGACCAACAACCATTCCTGAAATAGCTCCTTCTTTGTTCATTTTCTTATGGAAAATACCTAAGATAATAGCTGGGAAGAATGAAGCAGCGGCTAATCCGAATGCTAATGCAACTACTGCAGCCACAAAACCTGGAGGATTAATTCCGAAATAACCTGCGATTACTACCGCTACAGCAGCAGCACCACGAGCCGACCATAATTCTCCTTTTTCAGAAATATTAGGATTGATCATTTTTTTGATTAAGTCATGAGAAACAGAAGAAGAGATTACTAATAATAATCCAGCAGCAGTTGATAAAGCAGCAGCTAAAGCTCCAGCAGCCACTAAAGCAATAACCCAGTTAGGTAATTGTGCAATTTCTGGATTAGCTAATACCATAATATCATTATCAATTGTTAACTCACTTCCTTTGTAACCTTTTGCTTCTTGAGCCGCTAAAAATTCTTCATTTTTAGATTTATCATTATAATATTGAATTTTTCCGTCACCGTTTTTATCTTCAAATTTTAATAAACCTGTTTTTTCCCAATTAGTAAACCATTTTGGCATTGAAGCATATTCTTTTCCACTAACAGTTTCAATTAAATTAGTTTTAGCAAATACAGAAACAGCAGGTGCAGTTGTATATAATACAGCGATTAATAATAAAGCCCATCCTGCAGATTTTCTAGCATCTTTAACTTTTTTAACTGTAAAGAAACGAACAATTACGTGTGGTAAACCAGCAGTACCCACCATTAATGCTAATGTAATAGCAAATACATCAATCATTGATTTTGATCCATTGGTATATTCTGCAAATCCTAATTCAGTAGATAATCCGTTTAATTTATCTAAAAGATAAGTTTCACTTCCAGCTACCGAAGCACCCATTCCTAATTGTGGAATAGGATTTCCTGTCATTTGAATCGAAATGAAAATTGCAGGAACCATAAAAGCAAAGATTAATACACAATATTGTGCCACCTGGGTATATGTAATTCCTTTCATTCCTCCTAGTACAGCATAAAATAATACAATCACCATACCAATAACAACTCCAGTTTCAATTTCAACTTCTAAGAATCTTGAGAAAACCACTCCTACTCCTCTCATTTGTCCTGCTACATAAGTAAATGATACAATTAAAGCACAAATTACAGCAA
It encodes the following:
- a CDS encoding sodium:solute symporter family protein gives rise to the protein MDVLTWTYIIVGLTFALYIGIAIWSRAGSTKEFYVAGGGVSPLANGMATAADWMSAASFISMAGIISFAGYDGAVYLMGWTGGYVLLALLLAPYLRKFGKFTVPDFIGERYYSNTARTVAVICALIVSFTYVAGQMRGVGVVFSRFLEVEIETGVVIGMVIVLFYAVLGGMKGITYTQVAQYCVLIFAFMVPAIFISIQMTGNPIPQLGMGASVAGSETYLLDKLNGLSTELGFAEYTNGSKSMIDVFAITLALMVGTAGLPHVIVRFFTVKKVKDARKSAGWALLLIAVLYTTAPAVSVFAKTNLIETVSGKEYASMPKWFTNWEKTGLLKFEDKNGDGKIQYYNDKSKNEEFLAAQEAKGYKGSELTIDNDIMVLANPEIAQLPNWVIALVAAGALAAALSTAAGLLLVISSSVSHDLIKKMINPNISEKGELWSARGAAAVAVVIAGYFGINPPGFVAAVVALAFGLAAASFFPAIILGIFHKKMNKEGAISGMVVGLLLMLFYMLKFKFGLFDGGKEAVDGLKADWWFGISPEGFGTIAMIVNFIVAIVVNKFTPAPPQEVQDIVEHIRIPSGAGEAVAH